One stretch of Streptomyces agglomeratus DNA includes these proteins:
- a CDS encoding AMP-binding protein: MVLTDQVLVDGRARTRAAGHERPPPVVEETSTLDGMFSRAALRKPAAIALQEGPHLLTYGKAEARAVQLATALVRGGVQLGDPVIVHCESHAQALLAQLAVLKAGGVCVPVAPGTDAALVERVARISGARTALCSRSTQPVWAGRAACLVLDAEEAWSKIGALRVDRALPRSEPTGAAYLLVDHGDGPVGGGQLVDHRAWGLALAARVHHVGRVTSTVRTSQLPLGAPSLSAMWWAFRCGGAVRVPPAGGGADTAGAFGSAVAVFGPREYRLVLEAARQAPRPARPRVVVLLGGPCPDDLADLHFEVLPTTRLWAEFAPAGGAVPWATRELPPGHRTGGTGIAVGRPVPRAHVRILGPDGRLVPTGLAGEVCATGPALPFDSIPAPRWGSPVHGGGAPLRSGRLGRWRPDGVLEITGTVGVRGE, encoded by the coding sequence GTGGTACTCACTGATCAGGTCCTCGTCGACGGCCGGGCCCGTACGCGTGCGGCGGGGCACGAACGTCCCCCGCCGGTCGTGGAGGAGACGTCCACGCTCGACGGGATGTTCTCGCGGGCCGCTCTGCGCAAACCGGCCGCCATCGCTCTCCAGGAGGGCCCGCACCTCCTCACCTACGGCAAGGCGGAGGCCAGGGCGGTGCAGTTGGCGACCGCTCTGGTCCGGGGCGGGGTACAGCTCGGCGACCCGGTGATCGTCCACTGCGAGAGCCACGCCCAGGCACTGCTGGCACAGCTCGCCGTACTGAAGGCCGGCGGAGTCTGCGTGCCGGTCGCCCCCGGAACCGACGCCGCCCTGGTGGAGCGTGTCGCCCGGATCAGCGGGGCGCGCACCGCCCTGTGCAGCCGTTCCACCCAGCCGGTGTGGGCGGGCAGGGCCGCCTGCCTGGTCCTGGACGCCGAGGAGGCATGGAGCAAGATCGGCGCGCTGCGGGTGGACCGCGCGCTGCCCCGCTCCGAGCCGACGGGGGCCGCGTACCTGCTCGTCGACCACGGGGACGGCCCCGTCGGCGGCGGTCAACTGGTCGACCACCGGGCGTGGGGGCTCGCGCTGGCGGCCCGGGTCCATCACGTGGGCAGGGTCACGTCCACCGTGCGGACCTCCCAACTGCCGCTCGGCGCACCTTCCTTGTCGGCCATGTGGTGGGCGTTCCGTTGCGGCGGAGCGGTCCGCGTACCGCCCGCCGGGGGCGGCGCCGACACCGCGGGTGCGTTCGGTTCGGCCGTGGCCGTGTTCGGCCCGCGCGAGTACCGGCTGGTCCTGGAGGCCGCACGGCAGGCACCACGCCCCGCCAGGCCACGGGTGGTCGTGCTCCTCGGCGGCCCGTGCCCGGACGACCTGGCCGACCTGCACTTCGAGGTACTGCCGACGACACGGCTGTGGGCCGAGTTCGCCCCGGCGGGCGGAGCCGTGCCCTGGGCGACGCGGGAGCTGCCGCCGGGACACCGGACCGGGGGCACGGGCATCGCGGTGGGCAGACCCGTACCACGAGCCCACGTACGGATCCTCGGGCCGGACGGCCGCCTGGTGCCGACCGGCCTGGCCGGGGAGGTCTGCGCGACCGGGCCGGCGCTGCCCTTCGACAGCATCCCCGCCCCGCGGTGGGGATCACCGGTCCACGGAGGCGGCGCGCCACTTCGTTCCGGCAGACTGGGGCGATGGCGGCCGGACGGCGTTCTGGAGATCACCGGGACCGTCGGAGTGCGGGGGGAGTGA
- a CDS encoding 4'-phosphopantetheinyl transferase family protein has translation MIERVLPEPVATAEVFGDVDGAGLFPAERALVARAVRSRQREFATGRYCARRALAGLGLPARPLLWGTKGAPLWPEAVRGSITHCAGYRAAAVVHLSRMASVGIDAEPHHPLPEGVLGAVARPAEEARIAQLALREPEVHWGRLLFSAKESVYKAWYPLTGLPLRFGQVRVDWFPDRQEFTAHVAPVPDASTRDGGPAPRELSGRWLVERGIVVTAVTVPGQRGPVPGGPARQSYLPGLLEREGRRHGGSPDAPPSGVSDACRSE, from the coding sequence GTGATCGAACGCGTACTCCCGGAACCCGTCGCGACGGCCGAGGTCTTCGGGGACGTGGACGGGGCCGGGCTGTTTCCGGCGGAGCGGGCCCTGGTCGCCCGTGCCGTGCGGAGCAGGCAGCGCGAGTTCGCCACCGGCAGGTATTGCGCCCGCCGGGCGCTGGCCGGTCTCGGCCTGCCCGCACGGCCGCTGCTGTGGGGCACGAAGGGCGCGCCGCTGTGGCCCGAGGCCGTCCGCGGCAGCATCACGCACTGCGCCGGGTACCGGGCGGCGGCCGTCGTCCACCTCTCCCGGATGGCTTCGGTCGGCATCGACGCCGAACCCCATCACCCTCTTCCGGAGGGAGTCCTGGGCGCTGTCGCCCGGCCGGCCGAGGAGGCCCGCATCGCTCAACTGGCCCTCCGGGAACCGGAGGTGCACTGGGGCAGGCTTCTCTTCAGCGCCAAGGAGAGCGTGTACAAGGCGTGGTACCCGCTCACCGGGCTCCCGTTGCGGTTCGGTCAGGTGCGGGTGGACTGGTTCCCCGACCGTCAGGAGTTCACGGCGCACGTCGCGCCCGTGCCGGACGCGTCGACGCGGGACGGCGGACCGGCCCCGCGTGAGCTGTCTGGCCGGTGGCTGGTCGAGCGGGGAATCGTGGTCACCGCCGTCACGGTGCCCGGCCAGCGTGGCCCCGTGCCCGGCGGCCCGGCACGGCAGTCATACTTGCCTGGCCTGCTGGAGCGGGAAGGGCGCCGACACGGCGGATCTCCGGACGCGCCGCCCAGCGGCGTTTCGGACGCGTGTCGCAGTGAGTAG
- a CDS encoding TetR/AcrR family transcriptional regulator has protein sequence MVNKPPARRLKAQQTRNRMLDTAMRLFVEHGYGATTIESIAREAGVAVQTIYFSFGSKQRILKELIDVHIAGDEDPVPTLERPQVVEALAAENPREQLRLQVRLTRLVFERVGPLLEVLRNAATTSGDGAELWEANKRQRLIVQRRFVESLAGKHALPDGLAVERAVDISYVLLGPELYHLLVSERGWTPEEWEQWVYDSHCHHLIGQPA, from the coding sequence ATGGTGAACAAGCCCCCCGCCCGCCGGCTGAAGGCGCAGCAGACGCGCAACCGGATGCTCGATACCGCGATGAGGCTGTTCGTCGAACACGGTTACGGTGCGACGACCATCGAGTCCATCGCCCGCGAGGCCGGCGTGGCGGTGCAGACGATCTACTTCTCGTTCGGCAGCAAGCAGCGGATCCTCAAGGAACTGATCGACGTCCACATCGCGGGCGACGAGGACCCGGTACCGACGCTGGAACGCCCCCAGGTGGTCGAGGCGCTCGCGGCGGAGAATCCCCGCGAGCAGCTGCGGCTCCAGGTACGCCTGACCCGTCTGGTCTTCGAGCGCGTCGGCCCGCTGCTCGAAGTGCTGCGCAACGCCGCGACGACGAGCGGCGACGGCGCCGAGCTGTGGGAGGCGAACAAGCGCCAGCGGCTGATCGTGCAGCGCCGCTTCGTCGAGTCGCTGGCGGGCAAGCACGCCCTGCCGGACGGGCTCGCCGTGGAGCGGGCCGTCGATATCTCGTACGTCCTGCTCGGCCCGGAGCTGTACCACCTGCTGGTGTCCGAACGGGGCTGGACGCCCGAGGAGTGGGAGCAGTGGGTGTACGACAGTCACTGCCACCACCTGATCGGTCAGCCGGCCTGA
- a CDS encoding NDP-hexose 2,3-dehydratase family protein, translating to MKEFLADTPYAPAAFHRWFEAARQNIYTRVERVPLTALDSWDCAPGAAALTHRSGRFFSIEGLRTHLSEGAVQSWDQPIINQPETGILGILVKRFGGVVRCLMQAKAEPGNINGLQLSPTVQATRSNFSGVHRGKPVPYLEYFQNTAAHRVIADVRQSEQASWFLRKRNRNMIVEVREDVEAADGFTWLTLAEIRRLLRIDDLVSMDARSVLACMPFEGEPRVRPSSHRRGSGPSTTEDLLSWITAARSRIDVRTERLPLTELKGWQRGPSGIAHESGRFFDVIGVRVEAAGREVGAWSQPMIAAHGTGLVAFLVTRFDGVPHVLVNQRPEPGCVDVVELGPTVQCTPRNYDHLPPGARPLFLDEVLTAAPERIRFDVTLSDEGGRLFHTRNRHLVVETDERPDHPGFRWVSLSQLSALMRHSHYVNMEARSLLACLHALYEPAGSALANERRETS from the coding sequence ATGAAGGAATTTCTCGCCGATACGCCGTACGCTCCGGCGGCTTTTCACCGGTGGTTCGAGGCCGCTCGGCAGAACATCTACACGCGGGTGGAGCGTGTCCCGCTGACCGCGCTGGACTCCTGGGACTGCGCCCCGGGCGCCGCCGCGCTGACGCACCGGAGCGGCCGGTTCTTCTCCATCGAGGGGCTGCGTACGCACCTTTCCGAGGGGGCTGTCCAAAGCTGGGACCAGCCCATAATAAATCAGCCGGAAACAGGAATTCTCGGAATTCTGGTGAAACGCTTCGGTGGTGTAGTGCGGTGCCTTATGCAGGCCAAGGCCGAGCCGGGGAACATCAATGGGCTTCAGCTTTCCCCCACCGTACAGGCCACGCGCAGTAATTTCAGTGGCGTCCACCGGGGAAAGCCCGTTCCGTATCTCGAGTATTTCCAGAACACGGCCGCGCACCGGGTGATCGCCGACGTACGCCAGTCCGAACAGGCGTCGTGGTTCCTGCGCAAGCGCAACCGCAACATGATCGTGGAGGTCCGCGAGGACGTCGAGGCCGCGGACGGCTTCACCTGGCTGACCCTCGCCGAGATACGCCGGCTGCTGAGGATCGACGACCTGGTCAGCATGGACGCGCGCAGCGTGCTGGCCTGCATGCCGTTCGAGGGGGAGCCGCGCGTACGGCCTTCGTCGCACCGGCGCGGCTCCGGCCCCTCCACGACCGAGGACCTGCTGAGCTGGATCACCGCCGCCCGCAGCCGGATCGACGTACGCACCGAGCGGCTGCCGCTCACCGAGCTCAAGGGCTGGCAGCGCGGCCCGTCCGGCATCGCCCACGAGAGCGGCCGGTTCTTCGACGTGATCGGGGTACGGGTGGAGGCCGCCGGCCGGGAGGTCGGCGCGTGGTCCCAGCCGATGATCGCCGCGCACGGGACCGGCCTCGTCGCGTTCCTGGTCACCCGCTTCGACGGAGTGCCGCACGTACTGGTGAACCAGCGGCCCGAACCGGGCTGCGTCGACGTCGTGGAGCTGGGGCCGACCGTGCAGTGCACACCGCGCAACTACGACCATCTGCCGCCCGGCGCCCGGCCGTTGTTCCTCGACGAGGTGCTGACGGCGGCACCGGAGCGGATCAGGTTCGATGTCACGCTGTCGGACGAGGGCGGGCGCCTGTTCCACACCCGCAACAGGCATCTCGTCGTCGAGACCGACGAGCGGCCGGACCACCCCGGCTTCCGCTGGGTGTCGCTGTCGCAGCTCTCCGCGCTGATGCGCCACAGCCACTACGTCAACATGGAGGCCCGGAGTCTCCTGGCATGTCTGCACGCGCTGTACGAACCGGCCGGTTCGGCGCTGGCGAACGAGCGGCGGGAGACGTCATGA
- a CDS encoding NAD-dependent epimerase/dehydratase family protein, producing MTGQGQGQGQGQEHGQARARDREHQRQREQGAMPAITVLGASGFVGSAVTAALARHPVRLRAVARRPSFVPGAGPARTEVRTADLTSPDELAAAVSGADVVVHLVTHSGGWRAAESDPASRAVNIGVMENLCEVLRRRRADGPPPLVLYAGAASQIGLPPGTPIDGSEPDHPGTAYDRQKLGAERLLKAATEEGVLRGVSLRLPTVFGHVAAPHAEDRGVVAFMVRRALAGEPLTLWHDGTVKRDLVHVEDVADAFVAALGHPDALAGGHWLLGAGRGDPLGDVCRTVAALVAARLGKPPVPVVSVEPPADAPATDFRSVTIDSSPFRRVTGWRTRIPLHTALERTVTALAGAEAHEK from the coding sequence ATGACGGGGCAGGGGCAGGGGCAGGGGCAGGGGCAGGAGCACGGGCAGGCGCGGGCGCGGGACCGGGAACACCAGCGGCAGCGGGAGCAGGGCGCGATGCCGGCGATCACCGTGCTGGGAGCCTCCGGCTTCGTCGGATCGGCGGTGACGGCGGCGCTCGCCCGCCACCCGGTCCGGCTGCGGGCGGTGGCGCGCAGGCCCAGTTTCGTGCCCGGCGCAGGACCGGCCCGTACCGAGGTGCGCACCGCCGACCTCACCTCTCCCGACGAGTTGGCGGCCGCCGTGTCCGGCGCCGACGTGGTGGTGCACCTCGTCACGCACAGCGGTGGCTGGCGGGCGGCCGAGAGCGACCCGGCGAGCCGGGCGGTCAACATCGGCGTGATGGAGAACCTCTGCGAGGTACTGCGCCGCCGCCGCGCGGACGGGCCTCCTCCGCTGGTCCTGTACGCCGGTGCCGCCTCCCAGATCGGCCTGCCGCCCGGGACGCCCATCGACGGCAGTGAGCCGGACCACCCCGGGACCGCGTACGACCGGCAGAAGCTGGGCGCGGAGCGGCTGCTGAAGGCGGCCACCGAGGAGGGCGTGCTGCGCGGCGTCAGCCTGCGCCTGCCGACGGTGTTCGGGCACGTGGCGGCGCCGCACGCGGAGGACCGGGGAGTCGTGGCCTTCATGGTGCGCCGGGCGCTGGCCGGTGAGCCCCTCACGCTGTGGCACGACGGCACCGTCAAGCGCGACCTGGTGCACGTCGAGGACGTGGCGGACGCCTTCGTGGCCGCGCTCGGACACCCGGACGCGCTGGCCGGCGGCCACTGGCTGCTCGGGGCCGGCCGGGGCGACCCGCTCGGAGACGTGTGCCGCACCGTCGCCGCGCTCGTGGCGGCCCGGCTGGGCAAGCCGCCGGTGCCCGTCGTCTCCGTCGAGCCGCCCGCCGACGCGCCCGCCACGGACTTCCGGAGCGTCACCATCGATTCCTCGCCCTTCCGGCGGGTCACCGGCTGGCGTACCCGCATACCGCTGCACACGGCACTGGAGCGCACGGTGACCGCCCTGGCCGGGGCCGAGGCCCATGAAAAGTGA
- a CDS encoding class I SAM-dependent DNA methyltransferase — MYGPEFAEIYDHVYTLRGKDYPAESKYVAEQIRSRSPGASSLLDVACGTGGHLRCFDELFDDVEGLELSEAMLSVARRRMPATRLHQGDMRAFDIGRTYDAVVCMFASVAHQSAAELATTMRRFARHLRPGGVVVVEPWWFPENFAEGYVAADVLTPDHRTISRVSHARREGGASRMDVHYVVADPGSGIRHFTETYLHQLFPRDLYERTLRQAGFATEYVEGTPSGRGLFVGIREEAVSA, encoded by the coding sequence ATGTACGGACCGGAGTTCGCCGAGATCTACGACCACGTGTACACGCTGCGCGGCAAGGACTATCCGGCGGAGAGCAAGTACGTGGCGGAGCAGATCCGCAGCCGCTCGCCCGGGGCCTCCTCACTGCTCGACGTCGCCTGCGGTACCGGCGGACACCTGCGCTGCTTCGACGAGCTGTTCGACGACGTGGAAGGGCTGGAGCTGTCCGAGGCGATGCTGTCGGTGGCCCGTCGGCGGATGCCCGCCACGCGCCTGCACCAGGGCGACATGCGCGCGTTCGACATCGGCCGGACCTACGACGCCGTCGTCTGCATGTTCGCCTCGGTGGCCCACCAGAGCGCCGCCGAACTCGCCACCACGATGCGCCGCTTCGCGCGCCACCTCCGGCCCGGCGGCGTGGTCGTCGTCGAACCCTGGTGGTTCCCGGAGAACTTCGCCGAGGGCTATGTGGCCGCCGACGTGCTCACCCCGGACCACCGCACCATTTCCCGCGTCTCGCACGCGAGGCGCGAGGGCGGGGCGTCGCGCATGGACGTGCACTACGTCGTCGCCGACCCCGGCTCCGGCATCAGGCACTTCACCGAGACCTACCTGCACCAGCTGTTCCCGCGCGACCTGTACGAACGGACCCTGCGCCAGGCCGGGTTCGCCACCGAGTACGTCGAAGGCACCCCGTCCGGCCGCGGCCTGTTCGTCGGCATCCGAGAAGAAGCGGTGAGCGCATGA
- a CDS encoding DegT/DnrJ/EryC1/StrS family aminotransferase produces MTTRVWDYLEEYANERKEILDAVDTVFSSGRLVLGSSMHGFERDFAAYHDAPHCVSVDNGTNAIKLALQALGVGPGDEVITVANTAAPTVVAIDAMGATPVFVDILPDSYLMDTAQVAAAVTDRTRCLLPVHLYGQCVDMEPLERLAAERGLLLLEDCAQAHGARRHGRLAGTAGDAAAFSFYPTKVLGAYGDGGATLIRDDEVARRMRRLRYYGMEERYYVVETPGHNARLDEVQAEILRRKLPRLDGYIEARRAVAERYAEGLAGTGLVLPSTEPGNDHVYYLYVVRHPMRDEILRALKDYDIELNISYPWPVHTMSGFAHLGRQEGSLPVTESLAGQIFSLPMYPSLPPRTQDMVIGALRQVLAKL; encoded by the coding sequence ATGACGACCAGGGTCTGGGACTACCTGGAGGAGTACGCGAACGAGCGGAAGGAGATCCTCGACGCGGTCGACACGGTCTTCAGCTCCGGCCGGCTCGTACTGGGCAGCAGCATGCACGGCTTCGAGCGGGATTTCGCCGCCTACCACGACGCCCCGCACTGCGTCAGCGTGGACAACGGCACCAACGCGATCAAACTCGCGCTGCAAGCCCTCGGTGTCGGTCCGGGCGACGAGGTGATCACCGTCGCCAACACCGCGGCGCCGACCGTGGTGGCCATCGACGCGATGGGCGCCACCCCCGTCTTCGTCGACATCCTCCCCGACAGCTACCTCATGGACACCGCGCAGGTGGCGGCCGCCGTCACGGACCGCACCCGCTGCCTGCTGCCGGTCCACCTGTACGGCCAGTGCGTCGACATGGAGCCGCTGGAACGCCTCGCCGCCGAGCGCGGCCTGCTCCTCCTGGAGGACTGCGCCCAGGCGCACGGCGCCCGCCGGCACGGCAGGCTCGCCGGAACCGCCGGCGACGCCGCGGCCTTCTCCTTCTACCCGACCAAGGTGCTCGGGGCGTACGGCGACGGCGGCGCCACCCTGATCCGCGACGACGAGGTCGCCCGGCGGATGCGGCGCCTGCGGTACTACGGCATGGAGGAGCGCTACTACGTCGTCGAGACCCCGGGGCACAACGCCCGGCTCGACGAGGTCCAGGCGGAGATCCTGCGGCGCAAACTCCCCCGGCTCGACGGCTACATCGAGGCCCGGCGCGCGGTCGCCGAGCGGTACGCCGAAGGGCTCGCCGGCACGGGCCTCGTACTGCCGTCCACCGAGCCGGGCAACGACCACGTGTACTACCTGTACGTGGTGCGCCACCCCATGAGGGACGAGATCCTCCGGGCGCTCAAGGACTACGACATCGAGCTCAACATCAGCTACCCGTGGCCCGTGCACACCATGAGCGGATTCGCGCATCTGGGCCGCCAGGAGGGTTCGCTGCCCGTCACCGAGTCGCTCGCCGGCCAGATCTTCTCGCTGCCGATGTACCCGTCGCTGCCGCCCCGGACCCAGGACATGGTGATCGGCGCGCTGCGCCAGGTGCTGGCGAAGCTGTGA
- a CDS encoding dTDP-4-dehydrorhamnose 3,5-epimerase family protein: MDIRELAVEGAVEFTPRVFPDERGLFVSPFQEEAFEKAMGRPLFPVAQTNHSRSARGVVRGVHFTVTPPRTAKYVYCAQGSALDIVVDIRVGSPTYGRWDAVLLDPVHFRAMYFPVGVGHAFVALEDDTVMSYMLSSGYVAENELALSALDPELGLPVPADIVPVMSDRDRVAPTLAQAAAAGILPDYATCRELTR; encoded by the coding sequence ATGGACATACGTGAACTCGCCGTCGAGGGAGCCGTGGAGTTCACTCCGCGGGTCTTCCCCGACGAGCGCGGGCTGTTCGTCTCGCCCTTCCAGGAGGAGGCCTTCGAAAAGGCGATGGGCCGCCCCCTCTTCCCGGTCGCCCAGACCAACCACAGCAGGTCCGCCCGCGGTGTCGTACGGGGAGTGCACTTCACCGTCACACCCCCCCGCACCGCCAAGTACGTCTACTGCGCCCAGGGCTCGGCGCTCGACATCGTCGTCGACATCCGGGTCGGGTCACCGACGTACGGCCGCTGGGACGCGGTGCTGCTGGACCCGGTGCACTTCCGGGCGATGTACTTCCCGGTCGGCGTCGGCCACGCCTTCGTCGCGCTGGAGGACGACACCGTCATGTCCTACATGCTCTCCAGCGGCTACGTCGCCGAGAACGAACTCGCCCTGTCCGCCCTCGATCCGGAACTCGGCCTGCCCGTCCCCGCCGACATCGTGCCGGTCATGTCCGACCGGGACCGCGTCGCGCCCACACTCGCGCAGGCCGCGGCGGCGGGCATCCTCCCGGACTACGCCACCTGCCGGGAGCTGACCCGGTGA
- a CDS encoding DUF418 domain-containing protein: MSTRTPVNSSVRRQGVTVAERSPAPDIARGFMLLLIALAHAPMYVTTSEPGVVTHPWGGDTLDRVITFLSLGLVDNRAYPMFAALFGYGMAMLVARQRAAGTTAAAAGRLLRRRGVFLVLFGLVHFVLIFPADILAPYGVAALAFGWLLTRGDRALNKGVVISAVLATVLATLLSLAVAVEESTKGTEGLRGTVWAHDYGDAVVERLSQAPFASLHILLGWPIVTAVLVGAVAARRRYLDDPARHRALLKRVVLLGGAVSVAGGIPLALIGAGSWHPGGVATGAVTALHVVTGFAGGLAYAAAFGLLVARSQRRGLTPGPVARALGAVGRRSLTCYLLQSSLLALVLARVAFGLGDEIHSTGAAVVAVCVWLTVVAVAVALERAGLRGPLDALMRRLVYGKPARRATGPAPEPAPASGPAKQPASGEQS; the protein is encoded by the coding sequence ATGTCGACCCGTACGCCCGTGAACTCGTCGGTGAGGCGGCAGGGGGTGACCGTCGCCGAACGCTCGCCGGCCCCCGACATCGCCCGCGGCTTCATGCTGCTGCTGATAGCCCTGGCCCACGCGCCCATGTACGTGACGACCAGCGAACCGGGCGTGGTGACGCACCCCTGGGGCGGCGACACGCTCGACCGGGTGATCACCTTCCTCAGCCTGGGCCTGGTCGACAACCGGGCCTATCCCATGTTCGCCGCCCTCTTCGGCTACGGCATGGCGATGCTCGTGGCGCGGCAGCGCGCGGCCGGCACCACGGCGGCCGCGGCCGGCCGTCTGCTGCGCCGACGCGGCGTCTTCCTCGTCCTGTTCGGCCTGGTCCACTTCGTACTGATCTTCCCGGCCGACATTCTCGCGCCGTACGGCGTCGCCGCCCTGGCCTTCGGCTGGCTGCTGACCCGCGGCGACCGGGCCCTGAACAAGGGGGTGGTGATCAGCGCCGTCCTCGCGACGGTCCTGGCCACTCTTCTGTCCCTCGCCGTGGCGGTGGAGGAGAGCACCAAGGGCACCGAGGGACTGCGCGGCACCGTCTGGGCCCACGACTACGGCGATGCGGTGGTCGAGCGCCTGTCGCAGGCGCCGTTCGCCTCCCTGCACATCCTGCTGGGCTGGCCGATCGTTACGGCCGTCCTGGTCGGCGCCGTGGCCGCCCGCAGGCGCTACTTGGACGACCCGGCCCGGCACCGCGCCCTGCTCAAGCGCGTGGTGCTGCTCGGCGGCGCCGTCTCGGTGGCCGGCGGCATCCCGCTGGCGCTGATCGGCGCCGGCTCCTGGCACCCGGGTGGCGTGGCCACCGGCGCGGTGACCGCGCTGCACGTCGTCACCGGCTTCGCCGGCGGCCTCGCCTACGCGGCGGCGTTCGGGCTGCTCGTGGCGCGTTCCCAGCGGCGGGGCCTGACCCCCGGCCCCGTGGCGCGCGCACTGGGCGCGGTGGGCCGCCGTTCCCTGACGTGCTATCTGCTCCAGTCCTCCCTGCTCGCCCTGGTCCTCGCGCGCGTGGCCTTCGGGCTCGGCGACGAGATCCACAGCACGGGGGCCGCCGTGGTCGCCGTCTGTGTCTGGCTGACCGTGGTGGCGGTCGCCGTCGCGCTGGAGCGCGCCGGACTCCGTGGGCCGCTCGACGCACTCATGCGCCGCCTCGTGTACGGGAAGCCCGCCCGGCGGGCGACCGGACCGGCACCCGAGCCCGCACCCGCTTCGGGCCCGGCGAAGCAACCGGCATCGGGGGAGCAGTCGTGA
- a CDS encoding glucose-1-phosphate thymidylyltransferase, translated as MKALVLAGGTGTRLRPFSHTMPKQLIPIANKPVLVHILEDIRALGITEVGIVVGAYAEDISTELGDGSALGVQITYLRQDAPRGLAHCVMIAGEFLGESDFVMYLGDNMLPQGIAGIVADFQAGGADAQLAVQRVADPRAFGVAELDGPQRVTRVVEKPVRPLSDLALIGVYVFSARVHEAVAAIGPSARGELEITDAVQWLVDEGHDVRASRYTGYWRDMGTVDDMLECNREMLRTLTPSVAGKADENSVLTGPVVIGEDSRVVGSRIIGPVSIGRGTLIEDSVVGPDTSIGDDCVLSGAGVTYSIVLNAATISGVDGIHGSVIGRAALVAAGTEAGRRHRLMVGDHASVHMLTT; from the coding sequence GTGAAAGCGCTCGTGCTGGCCGGCGGCACCGGAACCCGGCTCCGTCCCTTCAGCCACACGATGCCCAAGCAGCTCATCCCCATCGCCAACAAGCCGGTCCTCGTACACATCCTGGAGGACATCCGCGCGCTGGGGATCACGGAGGTCGGCATTGTCGTCGGCGCGTACGCCGAGGACATCTCCACCGAACTCGGTGACGGGTCCGCGCTCGGCGTACAGATCACCTACCTGCGCCAGGACGCGCCGCGCGGACTGGCCCACTGCGTCATGATCGCCGGTGAGTTCCTGGGCGAAAGCGACTTCGTCATGTACCTCGGGGACAACATGCTGCCGCAGGGCATCGCCGGCATCGTGGCGGACTTCCAGGCCGGCGGGGCGGACGCCCAGCTCGCGGTGCAGCGCGTCGCCGACCCGCGGGCCTTCGGCGTGGCCGAGCTGGACGGCCCGCAGCGGGTGACGCGCGTGGTGGAGAAGCCCGTACGGCCGCTGAGCGATCTGGCGCTGATCGGTGTGTACGTCTTCAGCGCCCGCGTCCACGAGGCGGTGGCCGCCATCGGGCCCAGCGCCCGCGGCGAACTGGAGATCACCGACGCCGTCCAGTGGCTGGTCGACGAGGGGCACGACGTCCGTGCCTCCCGCTACACGGGCTACTGGCGGGACATGGGCACGGTCGACGACATGCTGGAGTGCAACCGCGAAATGCTGCGCACCCTCACCCCGTCCGTGGCCGGCAAGGCAGACGAGAACAGCGTACTGACCGGCCCCGTGGTGATCGGTGAGGACAGCCGCGTGGTGGGCTCGCGCATCATCGGCCCGGTGAGCATCGGCCGCGGCACGCTGATCGAGGACAGCGTCGTCGGGCCGGACACCTCGATCGGCGACGACTGCGTGCTGAGCGGAGCCGGCGTCACGTACTCCATCGTCCTGAACGCGGCGACGATCAGCGGTGTCGACGGCATCCACGGCTCGGTCATCGGCCGGGCCGCCCTGGTGGCCGCCGGGACCGAGGCCGGACGGCGCCACCGCCTGATGGTCGGCGACCACGCGAGCGTGCACATGCTGACGACCTGA